In the Arachis ipaensis cultivar K30076 chromosome B10, Araip1.1, whole genome shotgun sequence genome, one interval contains:
- the LOC107619879 gene encoding uncharacterized protein LOC107619879 has product MVGCVYKVISKIPVQRMRKIMPGLVEETQSAFVQGRKIHDRALIACETVQWLKLKKKSSRIIKLDFQKAYDRVKWSFVDIVLQKMGFGRRRRERIKECVCSVSMSVLINGSLSKPFKMERGLR; this is encoded by the coding sequence atggtgggTTGTGTTTATAAGGTTATATCAAAGATCCCGGTTCAGAGGATGCGGAAGATAATGCCAGGGTTGGTAGAAGAAACACAGAGTGCTTTTGTGCAGGGTAGAAAGATACATGATAGGGCTTTGATTGCATGTGAAACTGTGCAGTGGCTGAAGTTGAAGAAAAAGAGTTCGAGAATTATTAAACTAGACTTTcaaaaggcttatgatagagtcAAGTGGAGTTTTGTGGATATTGTTTTGCAGAAGATGGGGTTTGGCCGTAGAAGGAGGGAGCGAATAAAGGAGTGTGTGTGTTCTGTGTCTATGTCGGTCCTAATAAATGGCTCTCTCTCTAAGCCATTCAAAATGGAAAGGGGTCTACGATAA
- the LOC107624161 gene encoding G2/mitotic-specific cyclin-2 isoform X1 — MGGSDENNSNSTLPRILQAGMNNQNQNVGTRKFGQNRRALSVINQNLVQGRSYPCVVNKRPLPGKQEMCEKKQADPVHRPITRRFAAQIASQQQQSCAEDPTKSNPSNSTRFEDLILIDEEQKLTADQPVPMSLEKPKLVQEEIEMEDIVEEDSIINIDSSDVDDHLAVVEYIEDLHAHYRKFESLNCVSPDYMAQQFDINERMRAILVDWLIEVHDKFNLMQETLFLTINLIDRFLAKQTVIRKKLQLVGLVAMLLACKYEEVSVPVVGDLILISDKAYTRKDVLDMEKLMLNTLQFNISVPTAYVFMRRFLKAAQADKKLELLAFFLIELSLVEYDMLKFPASLLAAAAVYTAQCTVSGFKQWNKTCEWHTNYSEDQIFECSRMMVGLHQKAATAKLTGVRRKYSSSNYSYTAKCEPACFLLENQF; from the exons ATGGGTGGTTCTGATGAAAACAATTCTAATTCAACCTTGCCCAGAATTCTTCAAG CAGGGATGAATAATCAGAATCAGAATGTTGGTACAAGAAAGTTTGGACAGAACAGAAGAGCATTGAGTGTGATCAATCAGAATCTAGTGCAAGGTCGATCTTACCCTTGTGTTGTTAACAAGAGACCTTTGCCTGG AAAACAAGAAATGTGTGAAAAGAAGCAGGCAGATCCAGTGCATCGTCCCATCACAAG aaGGTTTGCTGCTCAAATTGCTTCCCAGCAGCAACAATCTTGTGCTGAG GATCCTACCAAGTCGAACCCCTCGAATTCGACCAGATTTGAAGACCtaatcctcattgatgaggaacAAAAGTTAACAGCAGATCAACCAGTGCCCATGTCCTTGGAGAAACCAAAACTAGTGCAG GAGGAAATTGAGATGGAGGATATAGTTGAGGAGGACTCTATTATAAACATCGATAGCAGCGATGTGGATGATCATCTTGCGGTGGTGGAATACATCGAAGATCTTCATGCACACTACAGGAAATTTGAG AGTTTGAACTGTGTCTCGCCGGATTATATGGCGCAACAATTTGACATTAATGAAAGAATGAGGGCTATACTTGTTGACTGGCTCATTGAG GTGCATGATAAATTCAACCTCATGCAAGAGACATTGTTTCTTACAATTAATCTCATAGACAGATTCTTGGCCAAACAAACTGTGATAAGAAAGAAGCTTCAGCTGGTTGGTTTGGTTGCCATGCTTTTGGCTTGCAAGTATGAGGAAGTTTCTGTGCCGGTGGTTGGCGATTTAATCCTTATTTCGGATAAAGCTTACACAAGGAAGGATGTTCTGGACATG GAGAAGTTGATGCTCAACACATTGCAGTTCAACATTTCTGTGCCAACTGCATATGTTTTTATGAGAAGATTCCTGAAGGCAGCTCAAGCCGACAAAAAA CTTGAGCTGCTGGCTTTCTTCTTGATAGAGCTCTCTCTTGTGGAATATGATATGCTGAAGTTCCCGGCATCTTTGCTAGCTGCGGCCGCAGTCTACACGGCTCAATGCACTGTCAGTGGCTTCAAACAATGGAACAAGACATGTGAATGGCACACAAACTACTCAGAAGATCAGATATT CGAGTGCTCTCGGATGATGGTTGGCTTACACCAGAAGGCCGCGACTGCGAAACTCACTGGTGTGCGTAGGAAGTACAGTTCATCTAACTACAGCTATACTGCAAAATGCGAACCGGCATGTTTTCTTCTGGAGAACCAATTCTAG
- the LOC107622092 gene encoding probable acyl-activating enzyme 2 isoform X2, whose product MDFATLGSMNGSGGGGLICAFNFSSWVSNNSPRSSCFLHQHMNHKRFIMMKLCNNVILRHYYYSNSRKTQIMFSAHSSLNNNNSHYPNNDDQGSSMEGVVFCDANYSPLTPISFLERAARFCGERTSLVYGSLEYKWSDTYQRCLKLASSLTQLGISPADVVATLSPNVPAMYELHFAVPMAGAIICTLNSRLDASMVSVLLEHSQAKILFVDYQLLEVARSALDLLCKRTSSKLPILVLIADSDCDSDSTIDTSSISYEYEMLLANGEKGFEIVRPKSEMDPISVNYTSGTTSRPKGVVYSHRGAYLNSLATVLLFRMDLFPVYLWTVPMFHCNGWCLPWGVAAQFGTNICLRKVKPKDIFDNVTNYKVTHLGGAPTVLNMIVNSASFDRKPIDHKVLAMTGGSPPPPQIIAKMEELGFTVSHLYGLTETYGPGTFCVWKPEWDLLAPQERSRMKARQGIPHVGLDEIDIKDPETMESVPNDGKTMGEVMFRGNTVMSGYLRDLKATKEVFKDGWFHSGDLGVKHQDGYIEIKDRLKDIIISGGENISSVEVETVLYNHPAVLEAAVVARPDNHWGQTPCAFVELKEGTSKSNSKE is encoded by the exons ATGGATTTTGCAACATTAGGATCTATgaatggtagtggtggtggtggcttGATTTGTGCCTTCAATTTTTCCAGTTGGGTAAGCAATAATTCTCCAAGATCTTCTTGTTTTCTTCACCAACATATGAACCATAAAAGGTTCATCATGATGAAGTTGTGTAATAATGTTATTCTAAGGCATTATTATTATTCCAATAGTAGAAAAACACAAATAATGTTTTCAGCTCATAGTTCCCTTAACAATAATAATTCCCATTATCCAAATAATGATGATCAAGGATCATCAATGGAGGGTGTTGTTTTTTGTGATGCAAATTATTCTCCTTTGACTCCAATAAGTTTTTTGGAGAGAGCAGCAAGGTTTTGTGGAGAAAGAACATCACTTGTTTATGGTTCTTTGGAGTATAAATGGAGTGACACATATCAAAGGTGTTTGAAACTTGCTTCTTCTCTCACTCAGCTAGGGATCTCACCTGCTGATGTA GTTGCAACATTATCACCTAATGTTCCAGCAATGTATGAGCTGCATTTTGCAGTCCCAATGGCTGGAGCCATTATCTGCACCTTGAATTCGCGCCTCGACGCATCCATGGTTTCAGTCCTGCTGGAGCATTCACAAGCTAAGATCCTCTTTGTAGACTACCAACTGCTTGAAGTCGCGCGCAGCGCATTAGACCTGCTATGCAAAAGAACATCATCAAAATTACCAATTCTAGTCCTAATTGCTGATTCTGATTGTGATTCTGATTCAACAATTGACACTTCTTCAATTAGTTATGAGTATGAGATGCTACTAGCAAATGGTGAAAAAGGGTTTGAAATAGTTAGGCCAAAGAGTGAAATGGATCCTATAAGTGTTAATTACACCTCTGGCACCACATCAAGGCCTAAAGGAGTAGTTTATAGCCATAGAGGCGCGTATTTGAACTCACTCGCGACAGTTCTACTCTTTCGAATGGATCTCTTCCCAGTGTATCTATGGACAGTTCCTATGTTCCATTGCAATGGATGGTGCCTTCCTTGGGGCGTGGCAGCGCAATTCGGAACCAATATTTGTCTTAGGAAGGTAAAGCCTAAGGACATTTTTGATAATGTGACAAATTACAAGGTTACACACTTGGGGGGAGCTCCTACAGTTCTTAACATGATTGTGAACTCTGCTTCATTCGATAGGAAACCGATCGATCACAAGGTATTGGCTATGACAGGTGGCTCTCCTCCGCCGCCTCAGATCATCGCCAAGATGGAAGAGCTCGGATTCACAGTTTCTCACCTCTATGGCCTCACAGAAACATATGGCCCAGGCACTTTTTGTGTCTGGAAGCCTGAATGGGACTTACTTGCGCCGCAAGAAAGATCAAGAATGAAAGCAAGGCAAGGAATTCCACATGTTGGCTTGGATGAAATTGATATCAAGGATCCGGAAACAATGGAGAGTGTTCCAAATGATGGGAAAACAATGGGGGAAGTTATGTTTAGAGGGAACACAGTGATGAGTGGATACCTTAGAGATTTGAAAGCCACAAAAGAAGTTTTCAAAGATGGTTGGTTCCATAGTGGTGAtcttggtgtgaaacaccaagaTGGATACATAGAAATCAAGGACAGGTTGAAGGACATTATAATCTCCGGCGGGGAGAATATAAGCTCGGTCGAGGTGGAAACTGTTCTGTACAACCATCCAGCCGTGCTTGAAGCAGCAGTTGTTGCCCGGCCGGATAATCATTGGGGACAAACTCCATGCGCATTCGTCGAATTGAAAGAAGG AACAAGCAAGTCCAATTCTAAAGAGTGA
- the LOC107619880 gene encoding serine acetyltransferase 4-like — protein MRPQHVEDGDHEHHSNDNKNNNSSFSTSAYHMERVFPVYAMGIPNPLHSSAFHNNHLDISLHTIWDHIREEARFEAEREPILSSFLYASILSHDCLEQALAFVLANRLQNPTLLATHLMDIFCNLIMHDESIQRSIRLDLKAFKDRDPSCLSYCSTLLNTKGYHSLQVYRVAHALWGEGRKVLALALQSRVSEVFGIDIHPAAKIGDEILLDHGTRVVIGETAIVGNRVSLMQGVTLGETGKEGGDRHPKVAEGVLVGASAIILGNIRIGEGVKIVAGSLVLKDVPPHSIVAGVPAHVIGCLNEHDPSLTMNPDATKEF, from the exons ATGAGGCCTCAGCATGTTGAAGATGGTGATCATGAACACCATAGTAATGATAATAAGAACAACAACTCTTCATTTTCAACAAGTGCTTATCACATGGAGAGGGTTTTCCCTGTTTATGCCATGGGAATTCCAAACCCATTACACTCTTCTGCCTTTCATAATAACCATTTGGATATTTCTCTTCACACCATTTGGGATCATATAAGAGAAGAAGCCAGGTTTGAG GCAGAAAGGGAACCAATTTTGAGTAGCTTCTTGTATGCAAGTATTTTGTCACATGATTGCTTAGAGCAAGCACTAGCATTTGTTCTTGCAAATCGTCTCCAAAATCCTACTCTTTTGGCAACTCACTTAATGGATATCTTTTGCAATCTCATAATGCATGATGAATCTATCCAAAGATCTATTCGTTTGGATCTCAAG GCATTTAAAGACAGAGATCCTTCTTGTTTGTCATATTGCTCTACACTTTTGAATACAaag GGTTACCATTCTTTGCAAGTGTACCGTGTAGCGCACGCTTTGTGGGGCGAGGGTCGAAAGGTATTGGCTTTAGCTTTGCAAAGTAGAGTTAGTGAG GTTTTCGGCATTGATATACATCCCG CTGCAAAAATAGGAGATGAAATTCTATTAGATCATGGAACACGTGTGGTTATTGGTGAAACTGCCATTGTTGGAAACAGAGTCTCATTGATGCAA GGTGTGACTTTAGGAGAAACAGGGAAAGAAGGGGGTGATAGGCATCCCAAAGTAGCAGAAGGTGTTCTAGTTGGGGCAAGTGCAATCATACTTGGTAACATAAGAATTGGTGAAGGTGTTAAGATTGTTGCTGGTTCTCTTGTCTTGAAAGATGTTCCTCCCCATAG CATTGTGGCAGGTGTACCAGCACATGTTATTGGATGCTTAAATGAGCATGATCCATCTTTAACCATGAACCCAG ATGCTACAAAAGAATTTTGA
- the LOC107622092 gene encoding probable acyl-activating enzyme 2 isoform X1, producing MDFATLGSMNGSGGGGLICAFNFSSWVSNNSPRSSCFLHQHMNHKRFIMMKLCNNVILRHYYYSNSRKTQIMFSAHSSLNNNNSHYPNNDDQGSSMEGVVFCDANYSPLTPISFLERAARFCGERTSLVYGSLEYKWSDTYQRCLKLASSLTQLGISPADVVATLSPNVPAMYELHFAVPMAGAIICTLNSRLDASMVSVLLEHSQAKILFVDYQLLEVARSALDLLCKRTSSKLPILVLIADSDCDSDSTIDTSSISYEYEMLLANGEKGFEIVRPKSEMDPISVNYTSGTTSRPKGVVYSHRGAYLNSLATVLLFRMDLFPVYLWTVPMFHCNGWCLPWGVAAQFGTNICLRKVKPKDIFDNVTNYKVTHLGGAPTVLNMIVNSASFDRKPIDHKVLAMTGGSPPPPQIIAKMEELGFTVSHLYGLTETYGPGTFCVWKPEWDLLAPQERSRMKARQGIPHVGLDEIDIKDPETMESVPNDGKTMGEVMFRGNTVMSGYLRDLKATKEVFKDGWFHSGDLGVKHQDGYIEIKDRLKDIIISGGENISSVEVETVLYNHPAVLEAAVVARPDNHWGQTPCAFVELKEGYNDMDSQEIINFCRDHLPHYMAPKIVIFQDIPKTSTGKIQKYVLREKAKALGSIS from the exons ATGGATTTTGCAACATTAGGATCTATgaatggtagtggtggtggtggcttGATTTGTGCCTTCAATTTTTCCAGTTGGGTAAGCAATAATTCTCCAAGATCTTCTTGTTTTCTTCACCAACATATGAACCATAAAAGGTTCATCATGATGAAGTTGTGTAATAATGTTATTCTAAGGCATTATTATTATTCCAATAGTAGAAAAACACAAATAATGTTTTCAGCTCATAGTTCCCTTAACAATAATAATTCCCATTATCCAAATAATGATGATCAAGGATCATCAATGGAGGGTGTTGTTTTTTGTGATGCAAATTATTCTCCTTTGACTCCAATAAGTTTTTTGGAGAGAGCAGCAAGGTTTTGTGGAGAAAGAACATCACTTGTTTATGGTTCTTTGGAGTATAAATGGAGTGACACATATCAAAGGTGTTTGAAACTTGCTTCTTCTCTCACTCAGCTAGGGATCTCACCTGCTGATGTA GTTGCAACATTATCACCTAATGTTCCAGCAATGTATGAGCTGCATTTTGCAGTCCCAATGGCTGGAGCCATTATCTGCACCTTGAATTCGCGCCTCGACGCATCCATGGTTTCAGTCCTGCTGGAGCATTCACAAGCTAAGATCCTCTTTGTAGACTACCAACTGCTTGAAGTCGCGCGCAGCGCATTAGACCTGCTATGCAAAAGAACATCATCAAAATTACCAATTCTAGTCCTAATTGCTGATTCTGATTGTGATTCTGATTCAACAATTGACACTTCTTCAATTAGTTATGAGTATGAGATGCTACTAGCAAATGGTGAAAAAGGGTTTGAAATAGTTAGGCCAAAGAGTGAAATGGATCCTATAAGTGTTAATTACACCTCTGGCACCACATCAAGGCCTAAAGGAGTAGTTTATAGCCATAGAGGCGCGTATTTGAACTCACTCGCGACAGTTCTACTCTTTCGAATGGATCTCTTCCCAGTGTATCTATGGACAGTTCCTATGTTCCATTGCAATGGATGGTGCCTTCCTTGGGGCGTGGCAGCGCAATTCGGAACCAATATTTGTCTTAGGAAGGTAAAGCCTAAGGACATTTTTGATAATGTGACAAATTACAAGGTTACACACTTGGGGGGAGCTCCTACAGTTCTTAACATGATTGTGAACTCTGCTTCATTCGATAGGAAACCGATCGATCACAAGGTATTGGCTATGACAGGTGGCTCTCCTCCGCCGCCTCAGATCATCGCCAAGATGGAAGAGCTCGGATTCACAGTTTCTCACCTCTATGGCCTCACAGAAACATATGGCCCAGGCACTTTTTGTGTCTGGAAGCCTGAATGGGACTTACTTGCGCCGCAAGAAAGATCAAGAATGAAAGCAAGGCAAGGAATTCCACATGTTGGCTTGGATGAAATTGATATCAAGGATCCGGAAACAATGGAGAGTGTTCCAAATGATGGGAAAACAATGGGGGAAGTTATGTTTAGAGGGAACACAGTGATGAGTGGATACCTTAGAGATTTGAAAGCCACAAAAGAAGTTTTCAAAGATGGTTGGTTCCATAGTGGTGAtcttggtgtgaaacaccaagaTGGATACATAGAAATCAAGGACAGGTTGAAGGACATTATAATCTCCGGCGGGGAGAATATAAGCTCGGTCGAGGTGGAAACTGTTCTGTACAACCATCCAGCCGTGCTTGAAGCAGCAGTTGTTGCCCGGCCGGATAATCATTGGGGACAAACTCCATGCGCATTCGTCGAATTGAAAGAAGGGTATAATGATATGGATTCTCAAGAAATAATCAACTTCTGTAGGGATCATTTGCCACATTACATGGCACCTAAAATAGTGATTTTTCAAGATATACCAAAAACTTCAACAGGGAAGATACAAAAGTATGTTCTTAGAGAGAAAGCCAAGGCATTAGGAAGCATTTCTTGA
- the LOC107624161 gene encoding G2/mitotic-specific cyclin-2 isoform X2 codes for MGGSDENNSNSTLPRILQGMNNQNQNVGTRKFGQNRRALSVINQNLVQGRSYPCVVNKRPLPGKQEMCEKKQADPVHRPITRRFAAQIASQQQQSCAEDPTKSNPSNSTRFEDLILIDEEQKLTADQPVPMSLEKPKLVQEEIEMEDIVEEDSIINIDSSDVDDHLAVVEYIEDLHAHYRKFESLNCVSPDYMAQQFDINERMRAILVDWLIEVHDKFNLMQETLFLTINLIDRFLAKQTVIRKKLQLVGLVAMLLACKYEEVSVPVVGDLILISDKAYTRKDVLDMEKLMLNTLQFNISVPTAYVFMRRFLKAAQADKKLELLAFFLIELSLVEYDMLKFPASLLAAAAVYTAQCTVSGFKQWNKTCEWHTNYSEDQIFECSRMMVGLHQKAATAKLTGVRRKYSSSNYSYTAKCEPACFLLENQF; via the exons ATGGGTGGTTCTGATGAAAACAATTCTAATTCAACCTTGCCCAGAATTCTTCAAG GGATGAATAATCAGAATCAGAATGTTGGTACAAGAAAGTTTGGACAGAACAGAAGAGCATTGAGTGTGATCAATCAGAATCTAGTGCAAGGTCGATCTTACCCTTGTGTTGTTAACAAGAGACCTTTGCCTGG AAAACAAGAAATGTGTGAAAAGAAGCAGGCAGATCCAGTGCATCGTCCCATCACAAG aaGGTTTGCTGCTCAAATTGCTTCCCAGCAGCAACAATCTTGTGCTGAG GATCCTACCAAGTCGAACCCCTCGAATTCGACCAGATTTGAAGACCtaatcctcattgatgaggaacAAAAGTTAACAGCAGATCAACCAGTGCCCATGTCCTTGGAGAAACCAAAACTAGTGCAG GAGGAAATTGAGATGGAGGATATAGTTGAGGAGGACTCTATTATAAACATCGATAGCAGCGATGTGGATGATCATCTTGCGGTGGTGGAATACATCGAAGATCTTCATGCACACTACAGGAAATTTGAG AGTTTGAACTGTGTCTCGCCGGATTATATGGCGCAACAATTTGACATTAATGAAAGAATGAGGGCTATACTTGTTGACTGGCTCATTGAG GTGCATGATAAATTCAACCTCATGCAAGAGACATTGTTTCTTACAATTAATCTCATAGACAGATTCTTGGCCAAACAAACTGTGATAAGAAAGAAGCTTCAGCTGGTTGGTTTGGTTGCCATGCTTTTGGCTTGCAAGTATGAGGAAGTTTCTGTGCCGGTGGTTGGCGATTTAATCCTTATTTCGGATAAAGCTTACACAAGGAAGGATGTTCTGGACATG GAGAAGTTGATGCTCAACACATTGCAGTTCAACATTTCTGTGCCAACTGCATATGTTTTTATGAGAAGATTCCTGAAGGCAGCTCAAGCCGACAAAAAA CTTGAGCTGCTGGCTTTCTTCTTGATAGAGCTCTCTCTTGTGGAATATGATATGCTGAAGTTCCCGGCATCTTTGCTAGCTGCGGCCGCAGTCTACACGGCTCAATGCACTGTCAGTGGCTTCAAACAATGGAACAAGACATGTGAATGGCACACAAACTACTCAGAAGATCAGATATT CGAGTGCTCTCGGATGATGGTTGGCTTACACCAGAAGGCCGCGACTGCGAAACTCACTGGTGTGCGTAGGAAGTACAGTTCATCTAACTACAGCTATACTGCAAAATGCGAACCGGCATGTTTTCTTCTGGAGAACCAATTCTAG
- the LOC107622140 gene encoding isocitrate dehydrogenase [NAD] regulatory subunit 1, mitochondrial-like, with the protein MTTARSIIPLLNRLISRSQPSRSVTYMHRPGDGAPRPVTLIPGDGVGPLVTNAVEQVMEAMHAPVYFEKFEVHGTMKKFPEEVLDSIRKNKVCIKGGLATPMGGGVNSLNVYLRKELDLYASLVNCFNMRGLPTRHENVDIVVIRENTEGEYAGLEHEVVPGVVESLKVITKFCSERIASYAFEYAYLNNRKKVTAVHKANIMKLADGLFLEACREVAQKYPAIQYNEIIVDNCCMQLVSKPEQFDVMVTPNLYGNLVANTAAGICGGTGVMPGGNVGAEHAVFEQGASAGNVGKDSIVAQKTANPVALLLSSAMMLRHLQFPAFADRLETAVQKVILQAKVRTKDLGGSSTTQEVVDAVIDALD; encoded by the exons ATGACAACCGCAAGATCCATCATCCCACTCCTCAACCGCCTCATCTCCAGATCTCAACCGTCCAGATCCGTAACCTACATGCACCGTCCCGGCGATGGCGCCCCTCGCCCGGTAACCCTCATACCTGGCGACGGCGTCGGGCCTCTGGTCACCAACGCCGTGGAACAGGTCATGGAGGCCATGCACGCTCCGGTGTACTTCGAgaaattcgaagtgcacggaacCATGAAGAAGTTTCCAGAAGAGGTTCTGGATTCGATTCGAAAGAACAAGGTGTGCATCAAGGGAGGTCTGGCCACGCCGATGGGCGGTGGCGTGAACTCCCTGAACGTGTATCTAAGGAAGGAGCTTGATCTGTACGCTTCGTTGGTGAATTGCTTCAATATGAGAGGATTGCCGACGAGGCATGAAAATGTGGACATTGTTGTGATTAGAGAGAACACTGAAGGTGAATACGCTGGCCTTGAGCATGAGGTTGTGCCTGGTGTTGTTGAAAGTCTTAAG GTGATAACGAAGTTCTGTTCGGAGAGAATAGCATCATATGCATTCGAGTATGCGTATCTGAACAACAGAAAGAAGGTGACAGCGGTGCACAAAGCAAACATAATGAAGCTAGCAGATGGTCTGTTCTTGGAAGCATGCAGAGAGGTTGCACAAAAGTATCCTGCAATCCAATACAATGAAATCATTGTTGATAATTGTTGCATGCAGCTTGTTTCAAAGCCTGAGCAGTTTGATGTCATG GTGACTCCTAATCTTTATGGAAATCTAGTTGCAAATACTGCAGCAGGCATTTGTGGAGGCACAGGAGTCATGCCTGGAG GTAATGTTGGTGCTGAGCATGCTGTGTTTGAGCAAGGAGCTTCAGCTGGAAATGTTGGAAAGGATTCGATTGTTGCACAAAAAACAGCAAACCCAGTTGCACTTCTTCTCTCTTCTGCAATGATGCTTAGGCATCTTCAGTTTCCTGCATTTGCTGACAGATTAGAAACTGCTGTTCAAAAAGTCATTCTTCAAGCCAAAGTCAGAACAAAGGATCTTGGAGGATCAAGTACCACCCAAGAGGTTGTTGATGCAGTAATAGATGCTTTAGATTAA
- the LOC107622092 gene encoding probable acyl-activating enzyme 2 isoform X3 has product MKQLFKNMLWTSSLRNSRATLFISSHKSLKFCNFSKDHKDQGSWESMEGLFHCSANLVPLTPIGFLERAARFCRERTSLVYGSLEYKWGETHQRCLKLASSLSQLGISRGDVVATLSPNVPAMYELHFAVPMAGAIICTLNSRLDASMVSVLLEHSQAKILFVDYQLLEVARSALDLLCKRTSSKLPILVLIADSDCDSDSTIDTSSISYEYEMLLANGEKGFEIVRPKSEMDPISVNYTSGTTSRPKGVVYSHRGAYLNSLATVLLFRMDLFPVYLWTVPMFHCNGWCLPWGVAAQFGTNICLRKVKPKDIFDNVTNYKVTHLGGAPTVLNMIVNSASFDRKPIDHKVLAMTGGSPPPPQIIAKMEELGFTVSHLYGLTETYGPGTFCVWKPEWDLLAPQERSRMKARQGIPHVGLDEIDIKDPETMESVPNDGKTMGEVMFRGNTVMSGYLRDLKATKEVFKDGWFHSGDLGVKHQDGYIEIKDRLKDIIISGGENISSVEVETVLYNHPAVLEAAVVARPDNHWGQTPCAFVELKEGYNDMDSQEIINFCRDHLPHYMAPKIVIFQDIPKTSTGKIQKYVLREKAKALGSIS; this is encoded by the exons ATGAAACAACTTTTCAAGAACATGCTTTGGACAAGTTCTCTTAGGAATTCAAGAGCGACCCTTTTCATTTCATCGcataaatcacttaaattttGCAACTTTTCCAAAGATCATAAGGATCAAGGATCATGGGAATCAATGGAGGGTCTATTCCACTGTTCTGCAAATCTTGTTCCTCTGACCCCAATAGGGTTCTTGGAGAGAGCAGCAAGGTTTTGCAGAGAGAGAACTTCACTTGTTTATGGTTCTTTGGAGTATAAATGGGGTGAGACACATCAAAGGTGTTTGAAACTTGCTTCTTCTCTCTCTCAGTTGGGAATTTCCCGTGGTGATGTT GTTGCAACATTATCACCTAATGTTCCAGCAATGTATGAGCTGCATTTTGCAGTCCCAATGGCTGGAGCCATTATCTGCACCTTGAATTCGCGCCTCGACGCATCCATGGTTTCAGTCCTGCTGGAGCATTCACAAGCTAAGATCCTCTTTGTAGACTACCAACTGCTTGAAGTCGCGCGCAGCGCATTAGACCTGCTATGCAAAAGAACATCATCAAAATTACCAATTCTAGTCCTAATTGCTGATTCTGATTGTGATTCTGATTCAACAATTGACACTTCTTCAATTAGTTATGAGTATGAGATGCTACTAGCAAATGGTGAAAAAGGGTTTGAAATAGTTAGGCCAAAGAGTGAAATGGATCCTATAAGTGTTAATTACACCTCTGGCACCACATCAAGGCCTAAAGGAGTAGTTTATAGCCATAGAGGCGCGTATTTGAACTCACTCGCGACAGTTCTACTCTTTCGAATGGATCTCTTCCCAGTGTATCTATGGACAGTTCCTATGTTCCATTGCAATGGATGGTGCCTTCCTTGGGGCGTGGCAGCGCAATTCGGAACCAATATTTGTCTTAGGAAGGTAAAGCCTAAGGACATTTTTGATAATGTGACAAATTACAAGGTTACACACTTGGGGGGAGCTCCTACAGTTCTTAACATGATTGTGAACTCTGCTTCATTCGATAGGAAACCGATCGATCACAAGGTATTGGCTATGACAGGTGGCTCTCCTCCGCCGCCTCAGATCATCGCCAAGATGGAAGAGCTCGGATTCACAGTTTCTCACCTCTATGGCCTCACAGAAACATATGGCCCAGGCACTTTTTGTGTCTGGAAGCCTGAATGGGACTTACTTGCGCCGCAAGAAAGATCAAGAATGAAAGCAAGGCAAGGAATTCCACATGTTGGCTTGGATGAAATTGATATCAAGGATCCGGAAACAATGGAGAGTGTTCCAAATGATGGGAAAACAATGGGGGAAGTTATGTTTAGAGGGAACACAGTGATGAGTGGATACCTTAGAGATTTGAAAGCCACAAAAGAAGTTTTCAAAGATGGTTGGTTCCATAGTGGTGAtcttggtgtgaaacaccaagaTGGATACATAGAAATCAAGGACAGGTTGAAGGACATTATAATCTCCGGCGGGGAGAATATAAGCTCGGTCGAGGTGGAAACTGTTCTGTACAACCATCCAGCCGTGCTTGAAGCAGCAGTTGTTGCCCGGCCGGATAATCATTGGGGACAAACTCCATGCGCATTCGTCGAATTGAAAGAAGGGTATAATGATATGGATTCTCAAGAAATAATCAACTTCTGTAGGGATCATTTGCCACATTACATGGCACCTAAAATAGTGATTTTTCAAGATATACCAAAAACTTCAACAGGGAAGATACAAAAGTATGTTCTTAGAGAGAAAGCCAAGGCATTAGGAAGCATTTCTTGA